CATAGGTTACATCTCTCTGCAGGATGACTTATTGTCCATTCTTTTGTCTGTGAATGACTTGACAAACAAAAGGAATTTATTTATGCATAGTGCAtatttacatgattttttttttaatgggcttttattttaataataaaaattttaaCAATAAAAGCCCACAGGATATAATTAACAAATAAGTTGCATTATtataaatgtatagacaagaTTTTATTGAAAGGAAATTCATAAGCAACCCAGCAGTGTTAAAAATTTAGCCTCAACTTTAgcagctgcaacattaaagtgatCTATACATGAATGCATCAGTGATCAGAtgctcttgatggcttaaactgggacctgagtactaatttcgtgccataacatgtaaatgttctggtatgacaataaaagttccttgatccttgatatAACACACAATACATTATTCTCACATGGTTATTCTGCATAATGACTACTTTTATTTCTGGTACTTTATTTATAGTTGGAGGCTAATACTTTTGTACTTAAACTtttactgcattaaaaaaaaaaaaagaatttctgatattaaaaaaatacagggCTTTTACTTCTACAACAGCTTCCACTGCAATTCACACAGAGCAAAGTATTAAAACAGATACTAATACTGTTCATCTAGGGCAGCTCAAGAATGactctgattctttttttttttttttttttttttaatgataactTTCCTCCATGTGACAGTGACTCCACCCTACCTggcgtctgtctgtctctgtcctctgcctgtcCTCTTTATCATCATCTGGCCGCTGGATTAACAATCAGAACAGATTATAGCCATAATAAGCCCCAAAACACAGGTTCAAGGGTCAGCTTGTGCACCAGAGGCAGGGCTGTGCACTTACAGGGCAGCGTTTTGATAGATACTGTTCTGCTATTACGCTCCATGAAGCTCAATTAATCTGCTCTGTGAAGTCAGAACTGGTTATTACTCAAAAACCTGATCAGAATATTTCTTCAAAATCAGAACCACCAGCCGATTTGTTCCATAACAAAAGTactgaaagtctttttttcccccttcaaaATAAGGTACTTGTGTACTTGACTTATAacgcatttttttaaatgtatcgaccctaaaaaaaaaaaaaaaaatcaagttgaaaaaagaaaaaatagtcGACTTCAGTAATACACCAAAAGTGAATCCATAACATTCGTCGCAACAATCACAAGGCTGAAAATGGATGATTAAAAATACGTATGGGTTATAATACAGGCATTTTCAGTCATAATATTATATGAATTAATAAGTCCTCTCCCCCGTGCTTCTCCTCGGCCAATTTGGAGCCATTAGGCCTGTAATGATTTACTTCCAAACCCGCAAACATCAAACGGCGGAGAACAATGAGGGTCTGgctgctgtctctgcctgtgCGTCTTTAATTCTCCATAACAAAAGTACAAAGGCCGAGACGGAGACCAAAGGCTTTAGCCCTAAACACATTTAACACCTCTCTGGGCCGCGGCGCCGCGCCGGGCCGACGCGCACACCACGGCCCGTCTGGAGCGCCTGTGAtagggacagaggaggagagaggagcagccCCGGGGAACACAGACAGTAGCGGGGCGGTGGGTGTGTTGTGTATGGGGGggtgacggggggggggggggtgttgagACAGAAACACCTCATCTTCTCCCTGAGTGTCTGAACAGACCTgaatgaagtgtttgtgtgtgagagagagtgtcagGGAGATCCGTTTTTGTCAGACTGCAGTCCGCATCTTCAGCGGTCCCCTCTGAACTGGAGCGGAGCGGAGCCGCCTGTGGGCCCGCAGGGGACAAGACACAAGACGTAACCTCTTACAACCACCGTGAAAAAACAAGGAGGGGACATTTCATTTCTACACATCCAAAAGAGACGCAGCCTGATGTGTGAGTACATGTTGTCTTTGAACAAACTTTGTTATCACTGTGACTCAATCAGTTCTTAATGTCGTGTTTCTTTTGTCAAACCTAACCAAACAGTTAACAAACAGGAACTAAAGTCAGTAAAGAAGACATTTGTCCAAACAGTGGAGTAAAATGTCCATGTGATTAATACTTTTGACACCAGTTTTTATGTCCTCATTGTCCCACAGACTCCCAGTGCTCTGTGTAAAAAGTTTCATCATTGCGTATATATTTTCTTCTGATCTGACCATATGATAAACTGATATGTGGACAAGTATTTAACTTTTCCCTTTGACATGAACTGGACATACAGACATGTCCATAAACTATTGTTATAACAGCGAACCTCCTGTTTTACGCATCATATGGTCTAAACAATAtctatgtttattttgtttgccaAAACCTCCTCCACAGACATAGACATGTACAGTGGGCCCTAACAGAATTATCTGGGATTCtggagtaaagaaaaaaaaaagttctgtcaACACCAATCACAGATACAGAGAGTGtaaaaattcagtttatttaacaATGTTTTACAGCTGTGTCTGAAACATGTCATCAGTCGCAGGGCGTAGAAGCAGTTCTCTTAGGGAAAATCGTGAGTTCACCTCTCTCGGGATAATGATATCAGGCCTTATTGTAGCGCGTCCCACGTGCCTGGTGTGAGCTCGTGCCTCTCTATGCACCCGTTTCAGTGGCGGAGGGCAGACAGACGCCGGTGGCGGCCGTCGCcggagaggagcagcaggagccgTGCCCGCGCAGCGCTTTGCTCGACCAAAGTCGGCGGCACCGGACGGCGTTCACGCGAGAGCAGCTGTCCCGGTTGGAGCAGGAATACGGCAAGGAGAGCTACGTCTCCAGACCCCGGCGCTGCGAACTGGCCACGGCGCTCAACTTACCGGAGACGACGATAAAGGTAGAGTGGTTGAACAAGCCCTGCAGCTTAACCCTTTTACCCTGAAACCTGAAAAGCTTAGTACCTGAACAGCGGCTATTAATATTACTGAATGCTTAGGAAGACACTGGGTTCTACTCATGCAGTAGCTTCCTGATGAAAAGTTAGAGAAAAGTTACAATAACACAAAAACTTTACTCAGACCGATCACCTATAACATTAAATAATAagccctctctttcttttatgtcttttgttttatttatgttttgttaaaaTGATGTCATGGTTGATGCACTGCAGAATATAACCACATACACTGCAGATATCATATTTACTTTACTGGACTTTAAATCTCTGCTCAGCTCAACATCACTATAAATGATCCCAGCAGTTAATTAATGTTTAATCATTCACAGGGGGTGAGCTTTACAGTTAGACCATCATCCtaactgtatttttaatatcatttttaatataataCTCTAATCTGCTATTAACTACCGGTGCTCAAAGTCAGGTCTGGGGACCTCCAGGGGGTCCCTGAGGTTTTAGGTTGTTCATTAGGTCAGTGAGGATAGGGCTGCAGGCAAAACAGGCCACTGTGCAACCTTATTGTGTGGCAActggtttgtttatgtgtttacatGATTTAActgaaagttttgttttgttttgtttttttaaatatccttTACTCAAGGCAAACTTTCCCACATTGCTTTTGATCATGTaacatggtcttcatcagcagatgaaatTTGCTCTGTTGCCATGATGTTTTAAACTTCCATTATTGTGAAAACACCGGCTTATAAGTTTATACTGACAGTTGATctttgaccttggaaacagtagTTAACAGAAACAGTCTCCACTCAACGTCCGCACACTGGCTTTGGCACTTTCATCTGTTTTGTAAGGTCTTTGTCAAGTCAAGATTAAAACTAGAAACTCCTGAACAGTCCTTttacacagcagacattttgatttgtcacaTCAGGAGAAGCACAGTTAACATTGACAGAGGCTCTGGTGTATTGAAGTGTTCAGTGATTTactatttattaattatttacacCTGTACCTTTCTACTGTGATACGTCCAGATTTTGCCTAATATGACTCAAACTGACAGGTTCAAGAATGCACTGTAAATTTAAATTGTAATTGATGAAGCACAACAACATGAGCTGACATGATTAGGGCCTTAACGTGGCTGCTGCCTTATTCAGGTCACCTACTTTAGCGTAAGTTTAAATTTCGAGTAGATAAAGTTTAGCTTCAGTCTCAACACACTCATCTAACCTGTGTGAGCATCCCTACACAATATCTCGTGTATATGATtttccactttctcttttcactAGATAGTCTTCTTCAGTCtgcgtaagtgtgtgtgtagttgtagtGTTGGTGTGCACTGAAAGTTTGGTCGGCCCACAAACCAGTGCGACTGAGTTCAGAGCTGGGCTGGATTAAGCATTTAGCATTAAGACTGAAGGAGGGAGAACACAGGTAGCCTGTCCAGTATTGGTTGTAACTGGTCATGGTCAAGTTCAGTACATATCCCCCAATAAACAGAAAGCTGTTCTTCTTctactttgtctttttatgcAGATTGGACAAAAGAGATAAAATGTCTTCATGAATGAGCTTTTAGAGGTGTTTGACAGAGAATTTTGTTGACTTTGGATTccctgtctttgtgctaagctaagctaactatcCGTTGCCTCTAGCAACatatttactgcacagacatgagagaggtattcatcttctcatcaaactcttGGCATAAAACCTAACAGGCATATCTGCTAAAAtgtaagaaagcaaataaatatatttttaaaatgtccatctatttttttaattagttaaATCTGGTTTGTCCAATCTGTACACAACCAGAAcagtaatttgtgtttttttgtgcatcttttgctaaaaataaaaattcattcatcatttttacatttttttttttaacatattaaaCAAGATATAAAATGTTAACTCGCGAGTATTAGAGGTGCATTTTTGACCTCTGGAGAAAGCCAAGCTAACTGTTACCACATGCTTTTCATCTATATGCTATGCTACGCTAATTTTCAGAACAATAACACTGCTTTTGCTCGATAATATACCACCTTCATTGATTTTAAGACCTTATGAAATCCTATTGTCTCACCTCATTtgttcacacacagtttcttcacagtttcacaaaaaaaaaaatcaaaaccaagCAGGTCAAACCAGAAAGTGAAAAATCTGTGGCAGCTACTCACCTAATGACAAACGACAACACCCCTTTGACATTTCCCACGAATGTGAGTTTTTCACCTTCCCCCTCTTATTTGTCGTTTCAATCAGCACAGAAGATTGAGTAGTGACAGCTTTAGCAGCATCTAACATTTGACGCAGAGGCCCCGCTGACCcaatgcagcagctttaataTGCAGTAAATGCACCCACCTTTCTGGCAACTACTGGAGGGTCTTTTATGAAAGAGCAGGAATGCGAGGCGAGGCCTTGTAAACGCTGCCACCTGACGTTTTAGAAGCACAGCCTTTCCGGGAGATTCTGTGAGCTGGTAAAATAGttgaggacagacacacagacaacttGTCAGCCTCAGCTTTAAAGTTTTCAGAAGGTGGAGACGTCGggccagctgcagctcagaaaaacagaaatgaacttgacaaaatgaagtgaaactttATCTGGTGCAGAGTAATGTAATTAGGATATTTAGATAAATTTAGTTGAATTTTTACAACAAGTTGTCCGTGTGCAGATAGACCTTATACATTCTTGTGTTGATTGCAACAAAAGTTATTATTCTTTTCCACCCCCAATGTAGAGGGGTGCACTGGAATAATAATAGAAAAGGAGGTCTGACAGAGCTGTGGGGGGGTGTCAGTGTCAGCAGTCATGTGGTATTGCAGGGGGGAGTGGGTGGGGGCGTTGTGCTTATTCTTAAAGCGTTAAGTTGCTCTTTAAGATGCAGTAAATGTTATGTCATTTAAACCTATCAGGTTACCGCTCTGAAAGGTTGCCATCATGGTTAAATGTGTTGGTAGGACACAGCACACCACCCCGGTCTCTGCTTTGTGCCCCCATCCATCCTCCTTGATACTTTGACATGACCACTGCTGTCAACGTCACTTACTGCGGCGTAGATTTTAGATCATATTGTCCTTACCTAATATAAAAAACTGTTAGGCAAGCTAGTTAGGAAGCTGTGTGAGACGTTGCATGCATCTCCACAGAGGAGGCCCACTGTGACTCCACCCACCAtttcctctgtccttccctGTGTCCAGGTGTGGTTCCAGAACAGGAGGATGAAGGATAAACGCCAGAGACACTCCCTGCCTTGGCCTCACCCTCTCGTCGACCCCCTGGGTGCGCTCTTTATAGGCCGtgcctctccttcctccaccttaCCATACCCCTTCATCCCACCCCatctcccccacctcccccttcACCACTACTCCCACCTGGCTCTCACctcgccagcctccccagctcaCAGTCCCTACAGTGCACCCATGAGGCCCCTGGATGCACTCCGCCTCTCCCAGTACCACAACAGGCCAGGGGGGCTGCCTCAGACCACAGCAGCCCTCTACCCGTCTGCCAGTATCGTGCACCATCCGGCTTCGTGCCCCTGTCCCCTTTGTCTGCACTGGGGACCAGAGCAACTCCTTAAAGCCAGAGGGGAGGCACTGGGACTGAGCCAGCCCCGTAGTCCCAAGGCCAACATCCAGCCTGCTGGTCTGGAGCGGAGAGAAGAGATAGTGTAAATCCAGATGGAAACTGAGCTGTGATCTCCAAAGTCGTCAAACTGCTGTCTAATAAGCCGCTGCAAACAAATGGCAGTACACTCACTATGACTTCAGTTAATGCTGTCTACATGGAGGAGCCTGCCAagctgcaacagcagcagtgactaCAGAGTGTGATGTGCTCAGATGCAACTCTGAATATAGGACACAGTTCTCAAGCACCTCAAAACAGGAACTGGAAACACGCAAATCAAAGGTCTTatctaaaacaacaacaaaaaaaatcccacgGCACTGCTAACTGGAAGCAAACCTTTATTAGATGACAAAAACGTGTTGGAGATCCCTGCAATCATTTTCTCGGCCTGAGCACAAACTTTCTTTTCGGTAGCAGTGCTAACACGCCAAATTGAAATCCTTTCGGATAACACAGCCAGCCCGAGGACGCTTTCAAACTGCATGCCAAGCTAATGTTGgtctcactttgtttttgtttccacaatCTGTCTTTATTCATCCTGTACAGTCTGCTAACCACACAGATGTTAGCCTGGTGGCTCAAACTTCActtctttctgttattttctcccagtttgtcttctctgtcctctgctctctgcgTGCTCATGAAGAGGTGTCCTTGCTTAGCCCTAGTTGCTTTCAGCCAGGCGGGAACATTCTCACATGGATGCCATTTCCATTCATCTTGTATGCAGCTGTCACTCTTAATTGCTATGGattcagtctgaacacaccttAGGAAAACCTTAAGGCCACAGTATGGGTACAACCAAATTCTAATCATGTCGGTGTCAAGAAGGAGACAGCAGTGAAGctacagtgaccttgacctttaacctctgaCCAGCACAATCTGATCAGTTCATAATCAGTACATAAtggacaaaaatacaaataaaaaaacaatggacaaaaatcaaagcagctgTTGCTGAACCATCCTGACTTCTAATTCCTAGGATGATCAAACATtagatcctacatttcccataatgcaacctGATAGCATCTTTCATTAGATCCTTCCTGACTGGTAAAGGGCcatgtctttcaaactccatgCACTGAGTTTGTAACACAGGCTTTCTATCGTATATTTAATATACATATATTAGACTTGGCAGTCCTCCCTCCAGAGCTACAGAAGACaatatacaactgttttcacaagaTGAGACGTTCTTCTCCTGATGGATTAACTTCATTTGATGAGTAAAATCAGTGGACTATTCCTTAAATTAGTGCCAGGATGTGAACTCTTATTTTCCTCTTCTCCACAAATATAAAAACCCATTACTTCCTGCATTGGTACTAAATGTTGTCAGTGGACACAAATTGTGATCTACAGATTTGAAACATAATTCCAAGATACTACACTGCAGCGTGGAGAAGATGGCTTCGTTTCCTTACATAGAGTAGTCTTTATTATTTCTGTAGGAAAAGAGCATAGATACAATCCTGCTAAATACCAGGATCTCAGATGATTTTCAACCATCTGCAAAGATGTTACCACTTGGTTGTGTCTCCTTGAAGAGAAACagtctttgtcttcttttctgaTTAACTGCCTTTGATTCTGTTTCCATACTAACATCTGGTGGTCAACTCTTCACAATGAGCCTATTAGAGAATTTCTGCACTTTAATGTAAACCAAACGCCTTCtaagattctcagattctccGTGtcgcatttttttttgtcacttctCACTGCATTGTTGTTCTTAGACCtttcacacacaggctgtgaGATTTTTAagagtgcccccccccccactgtcATGGAGTGGTGAGATGCAGACAACGCAACAAGCGGACAGCAGAGTGTTTGAGGAGGTTCACATAAAATATCTTTCTGTTTCTTAGGGAGTTGAACCAAGAAAAAGCAACACAAGCAAGTAAATGCTGAAGTGGCTGTAAAAGCACAATTACACTGAGTGAAGCCTTTAATGTACATAGCTGATTATCattgttttctgctgtaatACGACAGACtactgcttttatttattgttacaACTATAAAGCTTTGCGTAGCATTCACTGACACATTGGGTTATATCAGGGTAAGGAGAGTAGAGTTCATAgctgtttacatttcattaaaagaaaaaaaaaaaaaaaaaccattacaTTCCTAGTTAGGACAGAGCCTAGAGGCTTAGTATGGTGCTGTACTGTGCAGGGTTTCAGTCACTGTATGATTatgttaaaatgaatttattaaCAGGAATGAAggtgcaaaatgtttttaaaaatataagtGGGATAAATTGTCATCCAATCCTGTCAGCCCCACTAAAGACTAAAGAAGAGGCAAACAGCTGGCCTGACTCTGTCCAAGGCCAAACAATGAGCGTATACCAGCCACTCTAAAGCTCATCAAGTACTCCACTGGTTGCCAGGCAACTGGTCCTGGGCCAAGAAACAGTCCAGCACATAAAACAAGCAAATTGttgtttgtacattttgtttattgtaTGTTTACAGTCCTTAGGTGAAGCTGTGCTCAGCACATCCTGATTCCAGCTTATTCTCAGAGAGAACACGAATAAGCCAAAATGTTTGGATGGTACAacttgagaaaataaaattcaatatgTTTGATATCAGAGAGCAATGTCCCTTTAAAGTCATGTCAATGCTTATTGTGAAATAATCCTAATATGTGActgatatttaacatttttaagaaCAATTACTTGAAGTTTGTGATGATACTGGAATAATGTGTCTGTatgatgttgactttttttttttttttttttcagtttgctgaCCTTTGCTTTCACATCAGATCCTGTTACGTTACACAGCCATATATAACTCTACAGTACAGAGGTAGGCTTTGTCTTTGCCTGCTGACACCACACCCAGagccccagacacacacagacacactccctGTATGTTTGGGTCAAGTTGCACAGCAAATACAATTAAACAACCTAAGGAACCAACAGAGATCACTCCTCTGTATAACCGACTCATGTTTCTACTTTTGAAGGGCTCCACTCTGAAAACGTGTTTAATTGAATGGCTCTGACGACACATGGTTTTACATTGGTTTTTAACTGAACTGTTGCAGTCGAgggaataataaaaacatattagtTCAGGATTCATCCACACTAATGAGCAGACACCATTTGCACTCAGACTATCAGAAGAAGGAAGatgatgttttttgtctgtgttagGACCTGAGTGAACACACGAACACAGACTGTCACTTTGTGATGTGAAACTAGTTAATAAAGAGCCAGCACAGGTCATGTTTGTCAACACTGTTTGACACAGTaagtgatgaaaacaaatgagtgaTTATATAATCAGGTGAAGAGAtaccaaaagaagaagaaaaagaaaaaccaccCTCTCTGGGAGA
The window above is part of the Toxotes jaculatrix isolate fToxJac2 chromosome 18, fToxJac2.pri, whole genome shotgun sequence genome. Proteins encoded here:
- the eve1 gene encoding even-skipped-like1; its protein translation is MLAEGRQTPVAAVAGEEQQEPCPRSALLDQSRRHRTAFTREQLSRLEQEYGKESYVSRPRRCELATALNLPETTIKVWFQNRRMKDKRQRHSLPWPHPLVDPLGALFIGRASPSSTLPYPFIPPHLPHLPLHHYSHLALTSPASPAHSPYSAPMRPLDALRLSQYHNRPGGLPQTTAALYPSASIVHHPASCPCPLCLHWGPEQLLKARGEALGLSQPRSPKANIQPAGLERREEIV